The Grus americana isolate bGruAme1 chromosome 5, bGruAme1.mat, whole genome shotgun sequence region AATTAAGGGAAAATGCAGCACCAATAATAGCATGTTAAAAGTTAGCAATTCTCAATTGTCAGTACTGTAACAACTGAATATCTTGTTACTTCTACCTTCTCCTCCCATACAGTGAATTTCTTCAATACTGACAAAGTGCATGTACTAATCATAGACTCTGAATGTTAAATTAACCCAGAAAAAGATATGAACTAGGTTGGTATTTCTTGCTGGCATCAGTAGACAACACTGATTTCAAATAACTTTGATTATAAAATTTTACTTCACAATCCTTTTCCAGATCACAGATATTCATAATTAAAAAGAGTATGGAATTAATGTAATGTTAGCTGTTTTGCCATCAGCatcacataaagaaaaaagaaacaataaaatatgaTGCAGAATTCACTCTTCCAATGATTGTCATTGAACTATTACATTAGTAAACATTCACAGTATGAAGTCTCTTTCAATATATCTCCAGCATATAAAGTAGTGCAAAAAAGCATTCCAGTCCTTTTGCCTTTGCAGTCAGACCAGGTTAAATGTTTCTCttacttcatttctttcattattaGACAACAAATACTGCAATGCCTCCATAGAgagttataaaaataaacaatttctgGAGGTTCAGCAGCCTCTTCAAAGTAAATTTCCAGTTAAAAACAAGCATTAtagatttcaagaaaaaaaaaaatttagatctATCTTCTGTAGAATATCTTTTTACAATAAGtttaccatttgaaaaacaatgaCTATGGTATCCAACGATTTATGGTAGCTGCTATTAAAGCACTGATAAATAGATAAATGACTACCAAACTTCATTGCTTCTTACATAGTAAATACCTCTGAATGCCAACTGTTACCACAAAGCTGTTATTAGTGATGTCGACAGTTCATGCACCCACTTTTAAACTGACTTGGTGTTAATAAATTTTTCAGCCTCATGTGCAAAACACTTGcattctaataaaaatataaagtctGAAATTATATCAGATCTAGCAATCCCTTCCTCACGTTATACCACTTACTTGATAGGTAATACAAGTTTAgcaatgctttttatttgtatttaaccATTAAATGGCATACTACTGTATGCTGCGGACTCTTGTTTgcatatttcattattttcactgCACTCTTTAATGcataaatatatttggaaaCGTTCAAAATTACACATCAGTTTCCACAGAATTTGAATTTacacagtttttcttctctgactcACTGCTATTCCCCGTgtcctgactttttttctcctttacacAAAGAGATTCTTTAACTCCTTCTTCCATCTCCAAATATTCTGATTTATCCTCTGTGGATGAAGATGATGAGCTTCTAAATTTCTTCAGTAAATTTGTTGGGAGGTAAGGGCAACTGACTGCATTTTGCATCAGCTGCGTTTGTTCTTCATTCTCAGTCTCTCTGTGGTAGAAATAGTTAAAATTGGAGACAATCACTGGCACTGGTAAAGCAATGGTTAACACTCCCGCAATGGCACACAGGGACCCAACTATTTTCCCACCCACAGTTATGGGTTTCATATCCCCATAACCAACTGTAGTCATGGTCACTACAGCCCACCAAAAGGCATCTGGGATGCTTTGAAAATGGGTGGCAGGCTCATCAGCTTCTGCGAAGTAAAcagcactggaaaacaaaatgactccaataaaaagaaaaaagatgaggaGGCCGAGTTCCCTCATGCTGGCCCTGAGCGTATGACCCAGGATCTGCAAACCCTTGGAGTGCCTGGAGAGCTTGAAGATGCGAAACACCCTGACCAGACGGATGATCCTCAGGATGGCAAAAGACATGGCCTGTTGACCGTTACTGCCCTGCTCCTGTGCCAAGTCAGTGCCCAGAGTAATGAAGTAAGGCAAGATGGAGACAATGTCTATGATGTTCATGATGTTCTTGAAGAAGTGTGCTTTGCTTGGACATGCAAAGCAGCGCACTGTAAACTCAAAGGAGAACCAAATGATGCACACTGTCTCTACAATGAAAAAAGGGTCATTGAAGATGGTGTGCTCCCCAGCATCCAGGTGAAGCGACTCATTGGAAAGCCCCTTCCCTAAGCTCAGGGACATGATGAATTCTTTGTCATCTCTGAACTCTGGCAAAGTCTCCAGACAAAAGATGACGATGGAGATCAAGATGACAAAGACAGAGACAATGGCAATGCCTCTGGCCGGACTGGAGCTCTCCGGGTACTCAAACAGCAGCCAAACCTGCCTCTTAAACTCATTCTCCGGCAAAGCtttgtcctcttcctctttGACAAACCCTTCATCCTCCCTAAACTTGAGCATGGCCTCCTCCCCAAGTTGGTAGAATTTCACCTCCTCAGTGAAGATGTCAAAGGGTACATTGACTGGCCTCTTCAGCCGACCACCACTCTGGTAGTAGTACAGGATGGCATCAAAGCTGGGCCGGTTCCTATCAAAGAAGTATTCATTCCTGAGAGGGTCAAAGTATCTGCCTCGCTTCGCTGGATCACCCAGCAACGTCTCCGGGAACTGAGCTAATGTCTTCAGCTGGGTCTCAAACCGCAGTCCTGACACGTTGATTACCACACGCTCACAACACTCGTACTCACTGTAGCGAACAGAGCTGTAACCCCCAGGGCCTCCACCATCATCAGGGGGCTGGTCTGAGTACGAAAACTCATCCTCCCCATAGTCATCACTGTAGTAgagctttccttcttcctcatcGTCTTCGTCCTCATCTtcgtcctcctcttcctcctcactcaAGTCCTTCAGTATTCTCTCTTCAGAACCACtgagaggcagcagctcagaACAGGGGAAGGAGGCCCCACACTCCCTACTTCCCAAGTGGTGgctcctctttttccctttcttccgCCTCTTACCGCTCTGCCGGTGGGGCATGCTGCTGCGTGACGCATTCCCACCATGAGAGGAGGACGCACCTCGACTCTGTTCCTGATGGTAGTGGTGATATGGTCCACCTCCACCTGTTGCCACACCTTctactgctgctgttgctgctgctacGGCTGCAGCTGCTGCGGCTCTCGAGTGTGCCAGCCGCTCTCTCTCTCGGGCCCGAGCTTGGACTGCATATCCATAGGGCATGTGGCTGTTGCACCCAGAGCTATCTGCACTCACCATTGCAACCTCCATTTtgtaactggttttttttttttaattgcttaatgcaaaaaggttttgttttatgtACAGTGTAACTTTGACCTTCGCTATAGAAAGTTCAAAGCCATTTGCATTTGGAGGACAGTCCCTTGGACATAGAGCAGGGCAACACAGTTGTAACACTGAATTTATGTTTAGGAAAACCACAGATCTGCATTTTCTTATTGTCCAGAACGTTTGACACAAACTACTCTTTTGCTAATAAGAAAAGATGAAACTCTCACATTGAACCAGGTGAACAGCTGAGGCCTTGTACTTTCATTCACCATGcccctttattttcatttctctcccgTGGCTATCACAGATCTGATGAGAATCATGACTACCTCGCAGGCTACAAAGACTGCcttcatgaggaaaaaaatatgcaaatcaaAGGGTACCTGCTCTCCACAGATGGTTTTAGTTCATCATTGCAACCAAATGCAAATAGTCTCTTTCCTCATAATTTGTTCCTAGTAATGCTTTGGCCTAGCAATCTTATTACTGTTTAATATCATTACTTGGGGAGTTGAAGTTAATTCCAGCCATCACTTTATTTACACAGTGAGGAGGTCTTTGCAAATCCTTTCTTCAGCCTGTCAACAATGTCTCAAacctgggagcagcacccagggcGTCAGCAGCGGTGgtaagaggaggaagaggaggaggaggaggagatgaagacTGAGAAACTGGCTCTGAGGTCCCCATAGGACATAAGGGAGTGGATGGGTCACCCTTTGGTTATGGTCATGCAGAAGAAGCACTTAACCTGAGGcacatgcacaaacacacaaaaataaacaaaacaaaaagggaaaagattgGATTGTTTTCCTAAAAGGTCATACCGATCAAATGAAACTGTGTCATCTATTACCACGGTATTCAAATCTTCCCCTACCCACACTATTCACACTTCTACATTACACACACACCCACATCACATGCACAGAGATTTTGAACGACTCTGTGGCTAAGGATGTGGGTGGGTATGTCACATTATATAtagacagaaatacaaaatccCCACCCATATAAGCACTTGCATCcatacacaaacacatgcaTGCTTCTGAAACACCAACACATATAAACACtaataaaaaatactgcaatacACAATGCATTCAGATCTTTGAGTACATATGTAATAGATACACCTACATATATCTatatgaaatattaaagaatAATTGTATCTACACAAAGAGCTTTTGTTGTATTTGTAGAAACACATAAGATGCAGGAATGTTACCTTTGAATCTGTAACTGAATTGTGTTTCAATCATAATGGACGTCTCACTGAATTTAATTTGGAAACAGTCACGTACAATGCTCACTCAAGTGAAAATACTGTGATATGATATGTCAAGAAAACACAACTGCAAGTGCACCGAAGCAACATCTACATGCAagcacacatacaaaaatacaatCACACCCCCTTTGAAACAGAAGCTTCATTAACAGCCATTTATATTAACATATGATAGAAGGTGAATATGAACTACTAAatgatgctatttttaaaatcgTACCTATGTGTCATGCAGAAAAAGATCTTAAAAACGCTGTTATACTTACTGTTCCTAGGCAGAGAAATAGCAATGCTGTTCTTGCTAGTGTAAGGATCTGGTGACAGCAGTCCTGAGGAGGGGGCTATGCCACTGATCTACATCTGCAGGTGTGTATGGTCAGTCAGCACCACAGGTTGACgagttatttttctcccttctttccgGGTGCAACAAGAGCACCAAGAGTGAGCCAGTGAGGCAGCTTAAGCTGGGGGCACTCTGCACAGCCACAGACACTGCTTCTCGCCCAGGCATTTGCAAAAAGGCAACAAGCAAGAGTCTTgttccaaaaaggaaaaaaaaatgaaggcggtgtgtttgtgtgtgtgtgagacagAATGAATGGATAAGCGCGATCACTAGTCTTTCCAAGCCCAGCTTTTGCAGCAGATTTGTAAATCAACGTTAAATAATCCGCGTACCAAGCCTGTTTCCACTGATGGGAGGACGGTTTTCGCTTCTTGCAGTTTCTCCCCCAGACACGTCCAGACAGCAGTGGATCAGCCAGCACCCGCCCGCATCATCCACTTGTTGTGCCGGGTTTTTGGTAACgcttataaaaacaaaacaacaaaaacacaaataaaatttaaaaaaaaaaaaaacaccaagagaaGGAAGCAGCTCACTACTTCGAGGACTTATTGTTGCCTGTTTTTTCGAAGCTGTAGCTACCAACCGCGGCAGCTGCGTGGCCGAGCCACAGGGATGCTGCCGGAGCGAGCCCTGTTGCTCCGCggagccgcccgcccgcccgcccgccctcaCTGCGCGCCGCCGGGAGACGCCGCCGGGAGACGCCGCCGCGGCCGCGGCCGCTTTACCGCGCCTTGCCCGGCTCGCCGGCGGCCCCTCGCGGCCGCTGCCCGCACTGCGGCCCTTCTCGCCCGCACGGCTCCTTCCCCCCTGCCTCGTCCCCGGCTCTCTCTTTTTTTCGTCTTAATTATTGTGTTAATTATTGCAATGAATGTTCCAATGCTGAGTAATGCATAGGCTGGCTAACAAATCTTTGTGCTCAAAGCAATGCTACAAGCCCTGGCTTCTGGCTTTGTGGGctttaagggagaaaaatagaTTGTGGAGGTGGGTCAGGGAATTTCAAAACTATACGCAGGTCAAGTTTCCCAGAAAGAAGCTGCCCCCACCTCCACCCTGCTGCTTCGCTCGCCCCAAACCCTCCAACGGtacaaaccaaaccagaaaacaatTCCCTTTGCTCCTGCCCAACACACCCCGGCCAGCACACATTCTGCACAGGTCCTGCAAATGAAGCCAAATTCACTTACACTCCTAATTCTACACCTCCACGGAAAAGTAGGTCTCAGCTCAGGAATAGGGGGTACCGTTGTGTATTTGGTAGATGATActaaaataatagttttaaCACCTCTGCCAAAGATGTCAAGTCTTTGCTCCCTCTGCCCGCTGTCTGTATCACAAACAGTGAATAAACTAACTGTTCCTTCTGCGCCTAGAAAATCCAAACTGTGACTGATCCCACTCCGTAAGCAAGCACCATGGCTATATTTGACATCACAGCTACAACTCTACCATTTCAATAAAACCTAAGTGCAGACACTCCTActtaacacagaaaaagaaaagaaggattttGGTGTGTTACAACCCTATAGACAGGATCACAGCAAGGACAAATCAAGAGTAGCACTCACTCCAGACACTTCGAGGCAAATTCAACATGTGCAGCAAGGGGGGTAGGGCATTTTTTTCATTGGCAAGGTCCACTCCTCCTCCACAGTCCAGAGAAACCGAGAGAGCCTGGTGAGGCACAACCCAGATTATCTATATTACCCCTCTGTCTCTACTGCCTACATCAGTTAGTGCTCATACTCTTAGTCACATTCACTTCAGTAGGTGACGTATGACTATAGAAGGGAGAATGAAGGATCAACCAAATAAGCACACTGAATGCCAGGCATCAAATCAGTTCACAAAGATCTTGCCAAAAGTACTGCAAAATGTATAAAATGGCAGCTGTACCTAACCAATTTTTCAACAACCACAATCCTTCAAGTTCCATAGTCAATATAAAGTGAAAAACTTCCTAATATCACCCCAAATTCTATTTAAATACCAAGTGGTATCATCACAAGAGCAGTCCAAAATTTTGATGCTCCTGGATggaatttaaaaacattctaCAAATTCACTTCCGATTCCAAAGACCAGATTCTTCTGCAACTTGGCACAAGAGCATACCAAAGACAGATATCAAACCCCTATCACCGTTTAGTCATGAGTACATGAATGATGCcataaaaatagaagagatATCATAAGTATGCTTTTTTAATGATTAGAAACACCTAGACTTATTCCTACTTCAGTGAAATTCAATTCTAGGGGCATTTTCAAGAATTTAGTCATTTCATTCTCTAAGAATTATTGTGTTGCTTTTTGTCAGTAGGACCTGAACACctttttatattcctttttgAGATGTTTCAAGGGCTTGGgaccaaaaaaaattacttatctAGCTTTTACCTTTCTTCCAAAGttaaagatgcattttcttgTCATTGTCTCATGTGActgttaaaactgaaaaaattcaGTAGATATCTGAgtataaagaaagagaaattgaaaCAGATCAATCACTTTGGTATGCCTTTTTGATCAAgattattcttttcatttttaacagctaAAGCATATTCTTGAGCAAAGATAAACAAACTGTGATGTATGAGGGGATACACGCATAATACACACATAACACTGATAATGGGAAAAGCAGAATAgcttttttgtagttttttaaaatccattctaATGTGATAGGGATCACGTAACTACATGCAATTCAATCTAACTCAGAGGTCTTATTTGATCCAATTTTTAactgatttaaaagcaaaaaacaagcTTTAAGTATTTACAGATGAATACTGGGACTCATTTCATTCAGCTTTGTATTTTCATAGTAGTCAAagagcaatttttatttaaaagatattaCATTCCCCTCTGCTCCTTCATATTCATAAGGGATAGTATTATAGGTAGAACAAAGAGAGAATACGTACATGTCATTATCTTCAACAGTACTGTATTAAGAATATTATAGCATAGCAAAGGATCTGTAAGGTATGCTATCATATAGATTTGTTCTGGTTTACAGTGATGTAGAGGAGAATTATGCACCATTATTGCTTATCTGTGTATACAGTGCCAGAAAAAATACACAACACTTTCATACATTTTCATGCCGGGGGAACATGAGATTTAAAAAGCCGAACTTATGTTGCTATGCCCAATATTAATTGATGCTATCCCCCAATTGCTGCAATTCACACTGGCAGAGTCTGGCCTCAGTCCAACACTAATCTTCCTGCTGCAATCAACAGTTCTGGGCGGCGAATAAGACTGCACTACAGCTCAGTACTTATTGCACTCTTAGACCATGAActattctatttttcttttagtcttcTCTTTTTactctcctgctccttcctgtGCTTGCTTCACCATTATTTCTATCAGCCTCCCAAGGCAACTCAGCCAACTTCCCATAAGATCAGGAACTCCTTTCAAAACAAGTAAAATGTTGCAGCAGTGGGCACTCAAGTGAAAAGACTATGTTTACAGTATCATTTTGGATGTGATGAAACATGGGTCAGAACATCTATCTCCTTTTTTAattcccacccctccctggtTCTCAGTTGATTACAGTGCTGGAAACCTGCAGGTACCAAAGTAGCAATGAATTCTTGTCTCCACAACTAGGTTTTCCTCTCCCAGTGTTTATATCACTTTAGGGAGTTcatattttattcataatttaATAACCAGGCTCAGTAAGACACCCCTGTCAAAGAATCTGGCTTGAGTACTGTTCTTTTGAATATGACTGGCACTACTTAATGAGGTACTTAGCAGAATAAAATACAGCCTATCCTCAGCTAGTTCTTATACACAACATATATGAATAGCACATCTGTTCATTCCTCGTACTGCAACAGGCCAGTCCAAGGAAGTTGAGACTCCAGAGAACAGCAGGCTTTTTATACTTTCTTGGGAAAGTATGCAAAACTGCTGCCATTTACCACCAAGTTTAGGATGAATAGCAGTAAAATCACCGATGATACTTACATTTAGAGAATAATTTCTTGTACCAGAGTATGGACCGACTCAGAAACTAGGATAAAAATACCATGTATGGTTTATTTTTGGACTTGAATATTTCTCCATTCATTCTAGGCAGACAAGGACTCATATCAGGGTTATTCTTGAAATcaacaatagcaaaaaaaaaaaaaaaatagtatggAGAGAAAGCCTCTAAATAAGGAACTGCTTGACAATAGAGAGACCTTACTTATACTCTTGGTCCCATCCTAGACTTCCACGATACCCATGGCCACATCATTCTCTTTTCCAGTATAACAAGGATCATttcccaccttccccccccatcaatttgtttttatttaaaatggaagaacTTGGATCAGGCAATGCCCCTTCTTACAGATATACCAAGTAGCAGCGGGCAGTGTGGATCTCCAGTTTGGATACTGTTATTGTAATTAACTCACGAAGGAAATGAGTTAGATTCACAGAATTACTTAAATTACCGTGTCACTGGATTTGCTCCATTTCTGTGTTCCAGAATCAGTATATTACTCTGAATATGCAATCTTCAAACTATGCTAACAGTAAATGCAATAATTATGAAACCTGGAAATATCAGGTGTTAAATTCTGgcttgcatatatatttttctagatCAGATAACATTATGAGGGCATGGCAGGCTAATTTCTCACTGGGATTTTATCAGAAATACTCTGAAGGAAAATTAGGTGGTGGGCTAATAATTAATGTAGCTTTGCACTATTAAGTTAATCTTGACTTGCAGAACAACTGGAAAGGAACGCCTGTAGGACGACAGCTCAGAACTCTTATTTTAATACTATTATTAAAGTCATGAAGCTAGAAGTTCAAGTATCTCATGCTCCAGGAACATGAAGCAGCatgtaaagaaaggaaattttagaTGTTCAAGTATGGCATCAAACATACctcacatatatatttttaggtAAACGGGGTATTTTCTACGAACTCAAGGCTTTTAGCAGATAGATGTTTCTCAAGTTctagcaaatatatttttataacttttatTTATGAAGTTAGCATGAATGGAAGATGTGCATGAAGGAACTACAGGATCAAACTAACAATAGTGGATACACCATTGTATCTGTAGCACTCCAAATCTTACTAGAAGGCGCCACATCTTGCCAGAAGGCTCCGCTTACACTTAAATTAGATGAGATACCTAAATTTAACGGACTAGAACAACTCCTGCTAAAGATTTTGGCCTATAACTACAGGAGGTACATGTTTCACAGGTAATGGTTTGGTTCATAATTTGATGGTAATCATATATAGCTTCCAGATAAACCTTTGGGTCAAAATCAGCAGAGCCTGCTCTGGCATCACCTTGTCACCATACTGATGAATACAGAAGAACCAGGATAGACACCAGATGAGGCTGGTGAAGAGAGAAGCAGTGATCGGCTACACGCCTTCCCCATTTAGTAGGGAAAGGAACGCAGCCATTTTCTTTCGACTTTTAGAGGTGTGTGTGAGAGAATGCTTTCATGCCCCCCATTGTGCTAAAggattattttcctcctttcatgaTAAGGATACAGAAAATTGCTCCGTGTTTTAAGAGGAGACTGATTCTGATAGATCTGAGTTCATTACATGTATCAGAACTATATCAGAGTATTCACATA contains the following coding sequences:
- the KCNA4 gene encoding potassium voltage-gated channel subfamily A member 4, whose product is MEVAMVSADSSGCNSHMPYGYAVQARARERERLAHSRAAAAAAVAAATAAVEGVATGGGGPYHHYHQEQSRGASSSHGGNASRSSMPHRQSGKRRKKGKKRSHHLGSRECGASFPCSELLPLSGSEERILKDLSEEEEEDEDEDEDDEEEGKLYYSDDYGEDEFSYSDQPPDDGGGPGGYSSVRYSEYECCERVVINVSGLRFETQLKTLAQFPETLLGDPAKRGRYFDPLRNEYFFDRNRPSFDAILYYYQSGGRLKRPVNVPFDIFTEEVKFYQLGEEAMLKFREDEGFVKEEEDKALPENEFKRQVWLLFEYPESSSPARGIAIVSVFVILISIVIFCLETLPEFRDDKEFIMSLSLGKGLSNESLHLDAGEHTIFNDPFFIVETVCIIWFSFEFTVRCFACPSKAHFFKNIMNIIDIVSILPYFITLGTDLAQEQGSNGQQAMSFAILRIIRLVRVFRIFKLSRHSKGLQILGHTLRASMRELGLLIFFLFIGVILFSSAVYFAEADEPATHFQSIPDAFWWAVVTMTTVGYGDMKPITVGGKIVGSLCAIAGVLTIALPVPVIVSNFNYFYHRETENEEQTQLMQNAVSCPYLPTNLLKKFRSSSSSSTEDKSEYLEMEEGVKESLCVKEKKSQDTGNSSESEKKNCVNSNSVETDV